Proteins encoded together in one Sinorhizobium meliloti window:
- the mnhG gene encoding monovalent cation/H(+) antiporter subunit G: MSHLTDLPPWAALLVCGLMLIGAATTLIGSLGLLRLPDFYARLHAPTIATSGGTILLCLASILCFAVLQSRWVFHEVLIIFFVTVTTPVTLMLLGQATLYRDRFEERPGVPPKQKPAPGEE, encoded by the coding sequence ATGAGCCATCTGACCGACCTTCCGCCATGGGCGGCGCTGCTCGTCTGCGGCCTGATGCTTATCGGCGCCGCGACCACCCTGATAGGATCGCTCGGGCTCCTGCGCCTGCCCGACTTCTACGCGCGCCTGCACGCCCCGACGATCGCGACCAGCGGCGGCACCATCCTCCTCTGCCTCGCGTCCATCCTCTGCTTCGCCGTCCTGCAGAGCCGCTGGGTGTTCCACGAAGTCCTCATCATCTTCTTCGTGACGGTGACGACGCCCGTGACCCTGATGCTGCTTGGCCAGGCGACCCTGTACCGCGACCGCTTCGAGGAACGGCCAGGCGTGCCGCCCAAGCAGAAACCCGCACCGGGTGAAGAATAG
- a CDS encoding K+/H+ antiporter subunit F: protein MMELAVVWSVLVAQTMLALAMAFALYRMARGPRAQDRILGLDTLYINAMLMLITFGIRTANTVYFETALIIAVIGFASSIALAKFLMRGEVIE from the coding sequence ATGATGGAGCTTGCCGTCGTCTGGTCCGTGCTCGTCGCACAGACCATGCTTGCGCTGGCCATGGCCTTCGCGCTCTACCGCATGGCCAGAGGACCGAGGGCCCAGGACCGCATTCTCGGTCTCGACACGCTCTACATCAATGCGATGCTGATGCTCATCACCTTCGGTATCCGTACGGCGAATACGGTCTATTTCGAAACGGCGCTGATCATCGCAGTGATCGGCTTCGCCTCGTCCATCGCGTTGGCAAAATTCCTGATGCGCGGCGAGGTGATCGAATGA
- a CDS encoding Na+/H+ antiporter subunit E codes for MRTWFPYPLLSIALLLMWLLLSQSVAPGSIVLGLVVSTALAWVTLNLQPARSRLHRWSRIAGFILRVVGDVIRSNIAVTLIILRAGRRPVNAGFMTVSLDLADENALALLACVVTATPGTAWLEYDRRRKILLFHVLDIDNEDLWRKTITRYAADLKEIFE; via the coding sequence ATGCGTACCTGGTTCCCCTACCCGCTGCTCTCGATCGCGCTCCTCCTCATGTGGCTGCTTCTGAGCCAGTCCGTGGCGCCGGGCTCAATCGTCCTCGGCCTGGTGGTCAGCACGGCTCTCGCATGGGTGACGCTCAACCTGCAGCCCGCCCGCTCGCGTCTCCACCGCTGGAGCCGGATCGCCGGATTCATCCTGCGCGTCGTCGGCGACGTTATCCGCTCCAATATCGCCGTCACGCTCATCATCCTGCGCGCAGGCAGGCGTCCGGTGAATGCGGGCTTCATGACGGTCAGCCTCGATCTCGCCGACGAGAACGCCCTGGCGCTGCTCGCCTGCGTCGTCACGGCGACGCCGGGCACCGCATGGCTCGAATATGACCGTCGCCGGAAGATCCTGCTCTTCCACGTGCTCGACATCGACAACGAGGACCTGTGGCGGAAAACGATCACGCGCTATGCGGCCGATTTGAAGGAGATATTCGAATGA
- a CDS encoding NAD(P)H-dependent oxidoreductase, which produces MKILLVFAHPESRSLNGALRDVAVEELMTQGHEVRISDLYADGWKSEVGHADFPLLPPDARLVPVAASKNAFETGALTEDVRAEIDKLLWADVLILQFPLWWFSMPAILKGWVDRVFAYGFAYGVGEHSDKRWGDRYGEGNLAGKRAMLIVTAGGWEEHYSARGVNGPIDDLLFPINHGILYYPGYDVLPPFVAYRADRLDEAGFTEAAEGLRERMRTIGTVSPIPFRQQNGGDYLIPSMQLRPGLEDQTASGFALHLDETREALRQAGE; this is translated from the coding sequence ATGAAAATTCTGCTCGTCTTTGCCCACCCTGAATCGCGTTCGCTCAACGGAGCGCTCCGCGACGTCGCCGTCGAGGAGCTCATGACCCAAGGTCACGAAGTGCGGATCTCTGACCTCTATGCCGACGGCTGGAAGTCCGAAGTCGGTCACGCCGATTTCCCCCTTTTGCCGCCGGATGCGCGGCTGGTGCCGGTCGCGGCGTCCAAGAACGCCTTCGAAACCGGTGCTTTGACGGAAGATGTAAGGGCGGAGATCGACAAGCTGCTGTGGGCCGACGTTCTGATCCTCCAATTCCCGCTCTGGTGGTTTTCCATGCCTGCCATTCTCAAGGGCTGGGTCGATCGGGTGTTCGCCTACGGTTTCGCCTATGGCGTCGGCGAGCATAGCGACAAGCGCTGGGGCGACCGCTATGGCGAAGGCAACCTGGCAGGCAAACGCGCGATGCTGATCGTCACCGCCGGGGGTTGGGAAGAGCACTATTCGGCCCGCGGGGTGAACGGACCGATCGACGACCTTCTGTTCCCGATCAATCACGGCATCCTCTATTATCCCGGCTATGACGTGCTTCCTCCCTTCGTGGCTTATCGCGCCGATCGCCTCGACGAAGCCGGATTCACTGAGGCCGCTGAGGGTCTTCGGGAAAGGATGCGGACGATCGGGACCGTCTCACCCATTCCATTTAGGCAGCAAAATGGCGGAGACTATCTCATTCCAAGCATGCAGCTCCGCCCCGGACTGGAAGACCAGACTGCGTCCGGTTTTGCGCTTCACCTGGATGAGACGCGGGAGGCGCTTCGTCAGGCGGGCGAGTAG